From the Pseudomonas sp. VD-NE ins genome, the window GCGACCGCACGCGGCAAACTGCTGCGCCGTCTCGGTGATTTGATCGCGGAAAACAAGGAACAATTGGCGCAGCTGGAAAGCCGCGACAACGGCAAGCTGATCCGCGAAACCCGTGGGCAAGTCAGTTATCTGCCAGAATTCTTCCACTACACCGCAGGCCTGGCCGACAAGCTCGAAGGCGGCACGCTGCCGCTGGATAAGCCCGACCTGTTCGCCTACACCGTGCACGAAGCGATGGGCGTGGTCGCCGCGATCATTCCGTGGAACAGCCCGCTGTACCTGACCGCGATCAAACTCGCCCCGGCCCTCGCCGCTGGCAACACGATTGTGATCAAGCCGTCAGAGCACGCCTCGGCAACGATTCTTGAACTGGCGCGTCTGGCCCTCGAAGCCGGGATTCCGCCGGGCGTGGTCAACGTCGTCACCGGTTACGGCCCGAGCACCGGCGCCGCCCTCACCCGCCATCCGCTGATCCGCAAAATCGCCTTCACCGGCGGCGCAGCCACGGCGCGGCATGTGGTGCGCAGCAGCGCCGAGAACTTCGCCAAGCTGTCGCTGGAACTGGGCGGCAAGTCGCCGAACATCATCTTCGCCGACGCCGATCTGGACAGCGCGATCAACGGCGCGATTGCCGGGATTTACGCAGCGTCCGGACAAAGTTGCGTGTCCGGGTCGCGCCTGCTGGTGCAGGACGAAATCTACGACGAGTTCGTCAATCGGCTGGTGGAGCGCGCCCAGCGCATCCGCATCGGTAACCCGCAAGAAGACCACAGTGAGATGGGCCCAATGGCCACCGCGCAGCAACTGGCGGTGGTCGAAGGTCTGGTCGCCGATGCCATCGCCGAGGGCGCGCGCTTGCGTACCGGCGGCAAGCGCCCAACTGATCTCGGCGAGGGCTGGTTCTACGAGCCGACGCTGTTCGAATGCGACCGCAACTCGATGAAGATCATGCAGGAAGAAGTCTTTGGCCCGGTGGCTTCGGTGATTCGCTTCAAAGATGAAGCCGAGGCACTGGCGATCGCCAACGACTCACAGTTCGGCCTCGCCGCCGGCATCTGGACGCGCGATCTCGGCCGCGCTCATCGCCTCGCTCGCGACGTGCGTTCGGGGATCATCTGGGTCAACACTTACCGCGCGGTGTCGGCGATGGCGCCGATCGGCGGCTTCAAGAACAGTGGCTATGGACGCGAAAGCGGCATCGATTCGGTGCTGGCCTACACCGAACTGAAAACGGTGTGGATCAACCTCTCCCAGGCACCGATGCCTGATCCGTTTGTGATGCGCTAGGAGTCCTGCGAAATGATCGAACCCGGCATTTACAAAGACGTCATGAGCTCGTTTCCGTCCGGCGTCACGGTGGTCACCACCCTCGACCCGGATGGCGCGATAGTCGGCATCACCGCCAGCGCCTTCAGCGCGCTGTCGATTGACCCGGCGCTGGTGCTGTTCTGCCCTAACTACGCCTCCGACACCTACCCGGTGCTGCGTGACAGCAAGAAATTCGCAATCCATTTGCTGTCCGCCGACCAGACGGCTGAGGCCTATGCGTTTGCCGGTAAAGGCAAGGAAAAGGCCAGGAACATCGAGTGGCATTTGAGCGAATTGGGTAACCCGATTCTGGCCAAGGCCACGGCGATCATCGAATGCGAGTTGTGGCGGGAATACGACGGTGGGGATCACGCGATCATCGTCGGTGCGGTGAAGAACCTGATCCTGCCCGAGCAACCGGTGACACCGATGATTTACCACAAAGGCAAGCTCGGGCCGTTGCCGACCCTGGCCTGAAGCGACAATGCAAAACCCTGTGGGAGCTGGCTTGCCAGCGATGAGGGCTTAACATTCAACATTGATGTTGGCTGATAGTCCGCTATCGCTGGCAAGCCAGCTCCCACAGGGATTGAGGTGAGGCAAAGAATATGAGTAACGAAAAGTACGAAAAAGGCCTGAAAATCCGCACTCAGGTATTGGGCGAAGCCTACGTGCAGCGTTCAATCGACAACGCCGACGATTTCACCCGCCCGCTGCAGGAAATGGTCACCGAATACTGCTGGGGCCATGTCTGGGGTCGCGAAGGTCTGTCGCTCAAGGAGCGCAGCATGATCAACCTGGCGATGATCTCGGCGCTCAACCGTCCGCACGAACTCAAGCTGCATGTGCGTGGCGCCTTGCGTAACGGCCTGAGTCGTGAGCAAATACGCGAAATTCTGCTTCAGGTCGGCATTTATTGCGGCGTTCCGGCAGCCGTGGACAGTTTCCGGCTGGCCCGTGAAGCCTTTGCCGAAGCCGACGCCGAAGCCTCAGTCAACCCCTCGGCTGTTTAGATGCCCGTCTGGCATGGACAGCCAACCGAAAGAGCGGACCCCATGAAACGCCAGCCACTCGACGACAGCTTCAAGGTCAATCGCAACCCCGTTACCCTGCGCGAAATCGTGCTGGATAAACTGCGTAGCGCGATCATGAATTTCCAGCTCATGCCCGGCGATCGTCTGGTCGAGCGCGATCTGTGCGATCGCCTCGGCGTCAGCCGCACCTCCGTGCGCGAAGCCTTGCGTCACCTGGAATCCGAAGGCCTGGTCGAGTTCGCCGATGCCAAAGGCCCGCGCGTGGCGATCATCACCCTCGCCGATGCCGTCGATATCTACGAATTGCGCTGCGTGCTTGAGGGCCTGATCGTGCAGCTGTTCACCCTGCGCGCCAAGGCCAAGGACATCAAAGCCCTGGAAAAAGCCCTCGACGAGAACCGCAAGGCGCTCAAGGACGGCGAACTGCAACAGGTGATCGATTCGGTGCAGGGTTTCTACGACGTGCTGCTCGAAGGCTCGGGCAACCATGTCGCGGCCACTCAGTTGCGTCAACTGCAGGCACGCATCAGCTACCTGCGCGCGACCTCGGTGTCGCAGGAAAACCGTCGCGGCGCGAGTAATCAGGAAATGGAAAAAATGGTCGAGGCGATCAAAAGCGGCGATCCGCTGGTGGCGCATCAGGCCTGTGTCGATCACGTTCGCGCTGCCGCTGCGGTAGCGCTCGACTATCTCAAGCGCAAGCAGGAAGAAACCGGAGCAACACCGGCCATGACCCTGCCCATCGCGCTGAAAGAACCCCGTATAGGTCACTGAT encodes:
- a CDS encoding carboxymuconolactone decarboxylase family protein, which codes for MSNEKYEKGLKIRTQVLGEAYVQRSIDNADDFTRPLQEMVTEYCWGHVWGREGLSLKERSMINLAMISALNRPHELKLHVRGALRNGLSREQIREILLQVGIYCGVPAAVDSFRLAREAFAEADAEASVNPSAV
- a CDS encoding aldehyde dehydrogenase, yielding MTLARFQMCIGGEWVDALSGKTFESLNPATAQAWAELPDADEADVERAVQSAQTAFDSPAWRGLTATARGKLLRRLGDLIAENKEQLAQLESRDNGKLIRETRGQVSYLPEFFHYTAGLADKLEGGTLPLDKPDLFAYTVHEAMGVVAAIIPWNSPLYLTAIKLAPALAAGNTIVIKPSEHASATILELARLALEAGIPPGVVNVVTGYGPSTGAALTRHPLIRKIAFTGGAATARHVVRSSAENFAKLSLELGGKSPNIIFADADLDSAINGAIAGIYAASGQSCVSGSRLLVQDEIYDEFVNRLVERAQRIRIGNPQEDHSEMGPMATAQQLAVVEGLVADAIAEGARLRTGGKRPTDLGEGWFYEPTLFECDRNSMKIMQEEVFGPVASVIRFKDEAEALAIANDSQFGLAAGIWTRDLGRAHRLARDVRSGIIWVNTYRAVSAMAPIGGFKNSGYGRESGIDSVLAYTELKTVWINLSQAPMPDPFVMR
- a CDS encoding flavin reductase family protein is translated as MIEPGIYKDVMSSFPSGVTVVTTLDPDGAIVGITASAFSALSIDPALVLFCPNYASDTYPVLRDSKKFAIHLLSADQTAEAYAFAGKGKEKARNIEWHLSELGNPILAKATAIIECELWREYDGGDHAIIVGAVKNLILPEQPVTPMIYHKGKLGPLPTLA
- a CDS encoding GntR family transcriptional regulator, whose amino-acid sequence is MKRQPLDDSFKVNRNPVTLREIVLDKLRSAIMNFQLMPGDRLVERDLCDRLGVSRTSVREALRHLESEGLVEFADAKGPRVAIITLADAVDIYELRCVLEGLIVQLFTLRAKAKDIKALEKALDENRKALKDGELQQVIDSVQGFYDVLLEGSGNHVAATQLRQLQARISYLRATSVSQENRRGASNQEMEKMVEAIKSGDPLVAHQACVDHVRAAAAVALDYLKRKQEETGATPAMTLPIALKEPRIGH